Proteins encoded within one genomic window of Trueperaceae bacterium:
- a CDS encoding class I SAM-dependent DNA methyltransferase, whose product MTHANNLSGFIWGVADLLRGPFKQSEYGRVILPFTVLRRLECVLEPTREAVLEALKELEGSGVDLDLIVPGVAGAPFYNTSRYTLGTLGATSTRANLEDYVSKFSGNARAIFEHFAFDKWLEKLEATDLLYAVAQKFANIDLHPDRLSNYEMGLAFEHLIHKFAESANDTAGEHFTPRDVVRLTTTLVVAPDHDALGGEGVIRTVYDPTAGTGGFLSAAIEQVAEWNPDARLVPYSQELNAETYAIQVADKLIQGYDTRNLKLGNTLADDQLPEGRYHYGLSNPPYGADWKAIRSKVEAEHKLGYAGRFGPGLPRVSDGSMLFLLHLLSKRRPRSEGGSRFGIVLSGSPLFTGGAGSGESEIRRWVLEEDLLEAIVALPTDLFYNTGIATYVWVLSNAKEEARRGKVQLIDASDTYAPMRKGLGSKRKYLTDEQIAEIARFHAAFEETPKSKIVDTSDFGYRRITIERPLKLTYTPNDSERLAALREEKAWQKLAESERRAILDALATLEAYIPSRKRFHKELQVALKSSGVSLNAAVKKLLQKHLAESDEAAEVCTSKGKPEPDPSLRDYENVSMGEDVFEYFEREVRSHVPDAWIDEGKRDPKDGEIGIVGYEIPFNRHFYVYQPPRPLEEIDANLRETTERIKAMIERLSA is encoded by the coding sequence ATGACTCATGCGAATAACCTATCTGGCTTCATTTGGGGTGTTGCCGACCTACTCCGCGGTCCCTTCAAGCAGAGCGAGTACGGTCGGGTCATCCTGCCCTTCACCGTCCTCCGACGCCTCGAGTGCGTTCTCGAGCCCACCCGAGAGGCCGTCCTAGAGGCCCTCAAGGAGCTCGAGGGGAGCGGCGTAGACCTCGACCTAATCGTGCCGGGTGTCGCGGGCGCGCCCTTCTACAACACGAGCCGCTATACCCTTGGCACCTTGGGCGCCACCAGCACAAGGGCGAATCTAGAGGATTACGTCAGCAAGTTCAGCGGCAACGCCCGGGCCATCTTCGAGCACTTCGCGTTCGACAAGTGGCTGGAGAAGCTCGAGGCCACCGACCTGCTTTACGCCGTGGCGCAGAAGTTCGCCAACATCGACCTTCACCCCGACCGCCTCAGCAACTACGAGATGGGCCTGGCGTTCGAGCACCTCATCCACAAGTTCGCCGAGAGCGCAAACGACACCGCCGGAGAGCACTTCACCCCCCGCGACGTGGTCCGCCTCACCACCACCTTGGTGGTAGCACCCGACCACGATGCGTTAGGCGGTGAGGGGGTGATTAGGACCGTCTACGATCCCACTGCCGGCACTGGCGGTTTCCTCTCCGCCGCCATCGAGCAGGTCGCCGAGTGGAACCCCGACGCTCGGCTGGTGCCCTACTCGCAGGAGCTCAACGCCGAGACCTACGCCATCCAGGTGGCCGACAAGCTCATCCAGGGCTACGACACACGCAACCTCAAGCTCGGCAACACCCTCGCCGATGACCAACTCCCTGAGGGCCGCTACCATTACGGCCTCTCCAATCCCCCCTATGGGGCCGACTGGAAGGCGATCAGGAGCAAGGTCGAGGCCGAGCACAAGCTCGGGTATGCCGGCCGCTTCGGCCCCGGGTTGCCACGCGTGAGCGACGGTAGCATGCTGTTCCTGTTGCATTTGCTGTCAAAGCGCCGGCCCCGAAGCGAGGGCGGCAGCCGCTTCGGCATCGTCCTGTCCGGCAGCCCGCTCTTCACCGGAGGGGCGGGCAGCGGCGAGAGTGAGATCCGCAGGTGGGTCCTAGAGGAGGACCTGCTGGAGGCGATCGTCGCCCTGCCAACCGACCTCTTCTACAACACCGGCATTGCCACGTACGTGTGGGTGCTGAGCAACGCCAAGGAGGAGGCGAGGCGCGGCAAGGTGCAGCTCATCGACGCCAGCGACACGTACGCCCCGATGCGCAAAGGCTTGGGCAGCAAGCGCAAGTACCTGACCGACGAGCAGATCGCGGAGATCGCGAGGTTCCACGCCGCCTTCGAGGAGACCCCCAAGAGCAAGATCGTCGACACCAGCGACTTTGGCTACCGCCGGATCACCATCGAGCGACCCCTCAAGCTCACCTACACCCCCAATGACAGCGAACGCCTGGCGGCACTTAGAGAGGAGAAGGCCTGGCAGAAGCTCGCCGAGAGCGAGCGGCGGGCCATCCTCGACGCCCTCGCCACCCTCGAGGCATACATCCCCAGCCGCAAGCGCTTCCACAAGGAGCTCCAGGTGGCGTTGAAGTCCAGCGGGGTAAGCCTGAACGCGGCCGTGAAGAAGCTGCTGCAGAAGCACTTGGCTGAGAGCGACGAGGCGGCGGAAGTGTGCACCAGCAAGGGCAAGCCAGAACCGGACCCGAGCCTCCGGGATTACGAGAACGTGTCCATGGGCGAGGACGTGTTTGAGTACTTCGAGCGCGAGGTAAGGTCGCACGTGCCCGACGCATGGATCGACGAGGGCAAGCGCGACCCCAAGGACGGGGAAATCGGGATTGTCGGTTACGAGATCCCGTTCAACCGCCACTTCTACGTCTATCAGCCGCCCAGGCCGCTCGAGGAGATCGACGCCAACCTGCGCGAAACGACCGAGCGGATCAAGGCGATGATTGAGCGGTTGTCCGCGTGA
- a CDS encoding replication initiation protein → MSPYAPNQASLAAPDADPKYVGKSYDPEKASVTIGNDLATAFSALSLPERNLLALAISRVHRSDEQLQPVVIELEAYRRIFLNRESTNNSVHAQMRSACRELSGKDARLYSKDGTGARVRLVRGAALEPSLKSGLMAVTIELHPDLSPFLINLAERGRFTSVPLRAFTSLRGQYSIPLLLLLHARKGRQKRFVTTPALANLRDWLGVREGSYPLWQDFKTRVLQTAIAELAGLLEVTFSGRKWGRSVNRVEFKVTVVPQETTQIGARDDYWSELQGLLNELEFTGQIDRYIRPLGVKVVHAKVLEVREVVRTREAAGDPVMNPGGYLRNSLEALLTSQTPGHTKALSDPQDSGAGRFSDATAAGVYLHRQWEKARSEAALKAWSELDDDRKKLIDEAVRQARVGSTTRHFLPAPDIAEALEREVQMLKHGLLRFEGELTSPAAFDEHRDVLRALKPVERNAARESADY, encoded by the coding sequence ATGAGCCCCTACGCCCCCAACCAAGCCTCGCTCGCCGCCCCTGATGCGGACCCAAAGTACGTTGGCAAGTCCTACGATCCCGAGAAGGCCAGCGTGACCATAGGAAACGATCTGGCAACCGCCTTCAGCGCCCTCAGTCTCCCAGAGAGGAACCTACTCGCCCTGGCCATCTCAAGAGTCCACAGGTCTGACGAGCAGCTCCAGCCGGTGGTGATCGAGCTCGAAGCTTACCGGCGGATCTTCCTGAACCGGGAGAGTACGAACAACAGTGTCCACGCTCAAATGCGCTCGGCCTGCCGTGAACTGAGCGGCAAAGACGCACGTCTGTACTCGAAGGACGGAACTGGCGCACGGGTGAGACTCGTTCGCGGGGCCGCCCTCGAACCGAGTCTGAAGTCCGGCCTGATGGCTGTTACCATTGAGCTACACCCCGACTTGAGCCCGTTCCTGATCAACCTTGCCGAGCGGGGACGCTTCACTTCCGTCCCTCTTAGGGCGTTCACCAGTCTTCGCGGACAGTACTCCATTCCCTTGCTGCTCCTACTCCATGCCCGCAAGGGTAGGCAGAAGCGCTTCGTCACCACCCCCGCCCTAGCGAACCTGCGGGACTGGCTGGGCGTAAGAGAAGGCTCCTATCCTCTCTGGCAGGACTTCAAGACCCGCGTCCTCCAAACGGCGATTGCTGAACTGGCCGGCCTACTCGAAGTAACCTTCAGCGGTCGAAAGTGGGGCCGATCAGTGAACCGGGTCGAATTCAAGGTAACCGTCGTCCCCCAAGAGACCACCCAGATCGGGGCGCGCGACGACTACTGGAGCGAACTTCAAGGACTGCTGAACGAACTAGAGTTCACAGGCCAGATCGATAGGTACATCCGTCCCCTTGGCGTCAAGGTCGTGCACGCCAAAGTACTCGAGGTACGAGAGGTGGTTCGTACCAGGGAAGCCGCCGGCGACCCGGTAATGAATCCGGGCGGCTACCTTCGGAACTCACTGGAGGCACTGCTAACCAGCCAAACACCGGGGCACACGAAAGCTCTGTCCGATCCGCAGGATTCAGGCGCCGGTCGCTTTAGCGACGCAACTGCTGCGGGCGTGTACCTTCACCGCCAGTGGGAGAAAGCAAGATCAGAAGCTGCACTGAAAGCCTGGAGTGAGTTAGACGATGACCGGAAGAAGTTGATAGACGAAGCGGTTCGGCAGGCAAGAGTCGGAAGCACCACAAGGCATTTCCTGCCTGCTCCTGACATAGCAGAAGCGCTCGAGCGCGAGGTGCAGATGCTCAAGCATGGTCTGCTGAGGTTCGAAGGGGAGTTGACCAGTCCCGCAGCCTTCGATGAACACCGTGACGTACTTCGTGCGCTCAAACCGGTAGAGCGCAATGCGGCGAGGGAGTCAGCAGACTACTAG